The proteins below are encoded in one region of Bremerella sp. P1:
- a CDS encoding zinc metallopeptidase: MIFDFRYLLFIAPAIILGMIAQLWLRSAYAKAMKQAAPLSGAAAARHILDSAGLQNVAIERVSGHLSDHYDPRAKVLRLSPEVYAERTAASVGIAAHEAGHAIQDARNYYPLIIRNMAVPAAQFGGNFSFILLFIGLVISGSIPVLGQGMIWGGIALFSCVVFFQLINLPVEFDASSRARGILIDMNIVPRDEMPAVRGVLNAAALTYVAGTLQSVMTLMYYLMLASARRD, translated from the coding sequence GTGATTTTCGACTTCCGTTACCTGCTGTTCATTGCCCCGGCGATCATCTTAGGCATGATCGCTCAGCTTTGGTTGCGGTCTGCCTATGCCAAGGCCATGAAACAGGCTGCTCCCCTTTCCGGAGCAGCTGCCGCACGTCATATCCTGGATTCTGCCGGTCTGCAGAATGTCGCTATCGAACGCGTCAGTGGACACCTGTCTGACCACTACGATCCGCGTGCCAAGGTGCTGCGTCTGAGCCCGGAGGTCTACGCCGAGCGAACCGCCGCGTCGGTGGGTATCGCCGCGCACGAAGCTGGACATGCGATCCAGGATGCCCGGAATTACTACCCGCTGATCATCCGTAACATGGCCGTCCCGGCGGCACAGTTCGGCGGGAATTTCAGCTTCATTCTGCTATTTATTGGTTTGGTCATTTCGGGTTCGATTCCGGTGCTCGGTCAGGGGATGATCTGGGGTGGTATCGCACTGTTCAGCTGCGTGGTGTTCTTCCAGCTGATTAACTTGCCGGTCGAGTTCGACGCCAGTAGCCGTGCCCGGGGGATCTTGATCGATATGAACATCGTTCCCCGCGACGAAATGCCCGCCGTGCGAGGCGTGCTCAACGCGGCCGCTTTGACCTATGTGGCCGGAACGCTGCAGTCGGTCATGACCTTGATGTACTACTTGATGCTGGCCTCGGCCCGCCGCGACTAA
- a CDS encoding leucine-rich repeat domain-containing protein has translation MKLPISVLRHWTFCLSLVALMLPSQWANADDRRYESPEIREAILHLQENGARVHFNIPRPGVRGPAVDDSRPIPYTVNLFAMKATEENLAALLVLPQVERLYLASEFERTEKSWKTLSQFGELEHLYIMDNLKNEDMQYIAEFANLESLEVRIGDVDADYLWYLEALVNLQRLSIHVDGDDETSFKALPNMPHLSQLVLNLRGEKEVELDGIENLTELKTLNINSRAIKGKELQGIAGLENLEMLTIANATFEAGELEMFRKMKSLKSLNLTNSKLATDDLSPLSELENVERLQIYNTEITDNSLAAFSDLPKLNYLYIRGANITDEGLKHLAKIPNLQRVYLYTTDITADGVSWLTKERPDMRVSAPIKKK, from the coding sequence ATGAAATTGCCCATATCCGTGCTTCGCCACTGGACGTTCTGCCTCAGTCTCGTTGCTCTGATGCTCCCTTCGCAGTGGGCAAATGCGGACGATCGCCGCTACGAATCACCCGAGATCCGGGAAGCCATTTTGCACCTGCAAGAGAACGGCGCGCGGGTCCATTTCAACATCCCACGCCCTGGCGTTCGTGGTCCGGCGGTGGATGACTCGCGACCGATTCCTTACACGGTCAATCTGTTCGCGATGAAAGCAACCGAAGAGAACCTCGCGGCCTTGCTGGTGCTTCCTCAGGTCGAACGTTTATACCTGGCCAGCGAATTCGAGCGCACCGAAAAGTCGTGGAAGACCCTTTCGCAGTTTGGTGAACTCGAACACTTGTACATCATGGACAACCTCAAGAACGAGGACATGCAGTACATCGCCGAGTTCGCGAATCTCGAATCGCTTGAAGTCCGCATCGGCGATGTCGATGCCGATTACCTGTGGTACCTGGAAGCGCTGGTCAATCTTCAGCGGCTTTCGATCCATGTCGACGGAGACGACGAAACGTCGTTCAAAGCGTTGCCGAACATGCCGCACCTCTCGCAGTTGGTGTTGAACCTGCGGGGTGAGAAGGAAGTCGAACTCGACGGCATCGAGAACCTGACCGAACTGAAAACCCTGAACATCAATTCCCGGGCGATCAAAGGAAAAGAGCTGCAAGGGATCGCCGGTCTGGAAAATCTGGAGATGCTGACCATCGCGAATGCCACGTTCGAGGCAGGCGAACTGGAGATGTTCCGCAAGATGAAGAGCCTGAAGTCGCTCAACCTGACCAACAGCAAGCTGGCCACCGATGACCTCTCGCCGCTGTCCGAGCTCGAGAATGTCGAACGGCTGCAGATCTACAACACGGAAATTACGGACAATTCGCTGGCCGCATTTTCTGATCTACCCAAGCTCAACTACCTGTACATCCGCGGAGCCAACATCACCGACGAAGGCCTGAAGCACCTGGCCAAGATTCCCAACCTCCAGCGAGTTTATCTCTATACAACCGATATCACGGCAGATGGAGTGAGCTGGCTCACGAAGGAACGTCCGGATATGCGGGTTTCGGCACCGATCAAAAAGAAGTAA
- a CDS encoding leucine-rich repeat domain-containing protein, giving the protein MTSHNRTSALLLGLLSVSLVMLSPLLGQAVDKKYESREIGEAIEYLQQNGASVHFYSSQFFQVGMPQAKRGPVSYNINIHTLKPTPENLAPLLVIPRVDRLTLSQSFQRDQTAWNTLIQMSELASLTISGELQEHDLPNLAQFTNLKNLTLLSSNLKPEDLWYLEELTELKHLTLLISGDCQPYFDYLARLPKLDSLTIRVNSSEPISLDGIEQLAGLRTLSVDCQEVQESNIQAIGKLKELQSLSIMRTKLSEEEMEMFRELDEVSYLHLYRCHFKKLPVDAISGMTSLQRVQLSNNEMNDDILQPLGKLPRLQYLYIRSSPITDDGLKYLHKAPVLRTLQLSVTDVTEAGVKALQDARPTTHVIAPIKK; this is encoded by the coding sequence ATGACTTCTCACAATCGAACATCCGCTTTGCTTCTTGGTCTTCTCAGCGTGTCGCTGGTGATGCTTTCGCCCCTGCTTGGGCAAGCCGTCGACAAGAAGTATGAGTCTCGCGAGATTGGCGAAGCGATCGAATACCTTCAGCAGAACGGGGCTTCGGTTCACTTCTATTCGTCGCAGTTCTTTCAAGTAGGCATGCCCCAAGCAAAGCGAGGGCCCGTTTCCTACAACATCAACATCCATACGCTGAAACCGACACCCGAGAATCTGGCACCACTGTTGGTCATTCCGCGCGTCGATCGTTTGACGCTCAGCCAGAGTTTTCAGCGCGACCAAACTGCCTGGAACACGTTGATCCAGATGAGTGAACTGGCATCGTTGACGATCTCGGGCGAACTGCAAGAGCATGACCTGCCGAACCTGGCCCAGTTCACCAACCTGAAGAACCTGACGCTGCTTTCCAGCAACCTGAAACCAGAAGACCTCTGGTACCTGGAAGAGTTGACGGAGCTAAAACATCTCACGCTGCTGATCTCTGGCGATTGTCAGCCTTACTTCGATTACCTGGCGCGACTCCCCAAGCTCGACAGCCTGACGATTCGCGTCAATTCGAGTGAACCGATTTCGCTCGATGGTATCGAACAGCTCGCCGGACTGCGTACCCTGAGTGTCGATTGCCAAGAGGTGCAGGAAAGCAACATCCAGGCGATCGGCAAGCTGAAGGAGCTACAATCGCTGAGTATCATGCGCACCAAATTGAGCGAAGAAGAGATGGAGATGTTTCGCGAACTCGATGAGGTTTCCTATTTGCATCTGTACCGCTGCCACTTCAAGAAGCTTCCCGTCGATGCGATCTCTGGCATGACCTCACTGCAGCGCGTGCAGCTTTCCAACAACGAAATGAACGACGACATCCTGCAGCCGCTGGGCAAGCTGCCGAGATTGCAATACCTCTATATTCGCAGTTCCCCCATAACCGATGATGGGCTGAAGTACTTGCACAAAGCGCCTGTCCTGCGGACACTTCAGCTGAGTGTCACGGACGTTACTGAAGCCGGCGTGAAGGCCCTGCAAGACGCACGTCCCACAACGCATGTGATTGCCCCGATCAAGAAGTGA
- a CDS encoding MEKHLA domain-containing protein — protein sequence MPQDHPALQPWQEHGWPDHLQILLDSYYQLLGEQLVPRSGSAEEDARRVFEAPFVVVSHTAASDPILNFGNQTALGLWEIDIETLMQTPSRMTAEPMHRDERAQLLERTTRDGYVDDYQGIRIATTGRRFRIEQAIVWNLTNAAGDYVGQAATFDQWTFLDA from the coding sequence TTGCCCCAGGACCACCCTGCCCTGCAGCCATGGCAAGAACATGGCTGGCCCGATCATCTTCAGATTCTGCTCGATTCGTACTACCAGCTTCTTGGCGAACAACTCGTTCCTCGCAGTGGCTCTGCCGAGGAAGATGCCCGGCGCGTCTTTGAGGCCCCTTTTGTCGTCGTTTCGCATACGGCGGCCAGCGATCCGATCCTTAACTTCGGCAACCAGACGGCACTCGGGCTGTGGGAAATCGACATCGAGACCTTGATGCAAACTCCCTCCCGCATGACGGCCGAACCGATGCATCGTGATGAACGCGCTCAGTTGTTGGAACGCACCACGCGCGACGGCTATGTCGACGACTACCAAGGCATTCGCATCGCCACGACCGGTCGCAGATTTCGGATCGAGCAAGCGATCGTCTGGAATCTAACCAATGCCGCCGGCGACTACGTCGGCCAGGCTGCGACGTTCGATCAGTGGACGTTTCTCGATGCGTAG